Part of the Sinorhizobium terangae genome is shown below.
GATCCACAGCTTCGGCGCCAGCCAGCGCCTGATCTCGATCCGCAACTCATTCTGCCCGCTGGTCGATGTCGGCCGCATCCTGAACTTCCGCGCGACGCAGGCCAATCCGGTCGAGGGCGTGGCGCTGCTCGTCGAGTCCGAGGGCGGCGGCCAGCGCGCCCTGATGGTGGACGCGATCCAGGGGCAGCGGCAAGTGGTGATCAAGAGCCTTGAGGCGAACTATACCCATGTCCCGGGAATTGCCGCGGCGACCATCCTTGGCGATGGCCGCGTGGCGCTCATTCTTGATGTCGACGCCATCGTTGCCGCATCGCGCGGGCAATCCCTGAAACCTGAAATGTCGCTTGCTGCAGCCGGATAACAGTCATGACCTATGCCGCGAAAAATCTGACGACTGGCGGACGGGAGCTCATCGCTTTCCGCGTCGGGGATCAGGAATTCTGCGTGAACATTATGGCAGTACGCGAAATTCGCGGCTGGACGCCGGCGACCCCGATGCCGCATGCGCCATCCTATGTGCTCGGCGTGATCAATCTGCGCGGCGCAGTGTTGCCGATCGTCGATCTGTCAGCGCGTCTCGGCATGAAGCCTGCGGAGCCGACCGTTCGGCATGTGATCATCGTTGCCCAGGTAAAGCGCCAAATGGTCGGACTTTTGGTCGATGCCGTATCCGACATCCTGACCGTCAGGGATGAGGAGATCCAGCCGACGCCGGACATTTCGTCGGAATTCGAGAAGAGCTTCGCCCGAGGCGTATTAGCGATCGAAGGCCGGATGATCTGCCTGATCGAACTCGAAGCGGTCTTCCCCCGCCAGGAAGAAAGGGAGGCGGCATGAGAGCCCAGGCCATTCTCGAACCGAAGCTGTCGCCGGACGAATGCCTTGCAAGCGGCGAGTATCCGCTGACACGCCGCGATCTCAGCGAAATCGCTGCGATGATTTATGCGGATGCCGGCATTTACCTCAACGAATCCAAGGCGTCGCTCGTCTATTCGCGGCTTTCGAAGCACATCCGCAATCTCGGGCTCAAGGGCTTTCGCGACTATTGCCAGCTCGTCGCCTCGCCGACCGGCGCGGCGGCACGGCGCGACATGCTCTCGCATCTGACGACGAACTTCACCCGCTTCTTCCGCGAAAATCATCACTTCGAGCA
Proteins encoded:
- a CDS encoding chemotaxis protein CheW, whose amino-acid sequence is MTYAAKNLTTGGRELIAFRVGDQEFCVNIMAVREIRGWTPATPMPHAPSYVLGVINLRGAVLPIVDLSARLGMKPAEPTVRHVIIVAQVKRQMVGLLVDAVSDILTVRDEEIQPTPDISSEFEKSFARGVLAIEGRMICLIELEAVFPRQEEREAA